A single window of Candoia aspera isolate rCanAsp1 chromosome 3, rCanAsp1.hap2, whole genome shotgun sequence DNA harbors:
- the DDX20 gene encoding probable ATP-dependent RNA helicase DDX20 isoform X1, giving the protein MLDSSLCKMEAPDEVPPKAESWLRTRDVLLQEGPEDFGSLLLSAPVLEGLKAAGFLRPSPVQLKAIPLGRCGLDLIVQAKSGTGKTCVFSTIALDSLILESPVTQILVLAPTREIAVQIHSVITTIGIKMEGLECHVFIGGTPLNQDKMRLKKCHIAVGSPGRIKQLIELDYLNTSSIRLFILDEADKLLEEGSFQEQVNWIYSSLPANKQMLAVSATYPESLANTLTKYMREPTFVKLNPTDPSLIGLKQYYKVVNSYPLPHKTFEEKAEHLQELFSKIPFNQALVFSNLHSRAQHLADILASKGFPAEYISGSMNQNQRLDAMAKLKQFHCRVLISTDLTSRGIDAEKVNLVVNLDVPLDWETYMHRIGRAGRFGTLGLAVTYCCRGEEENMMMKIAQKCNLRLLPLPEPLPPGLLEHFEGGDVEVTAVPYPNASLHTSLLPAKRLEGAVQHPTISASAQIIVREKSPIAKSKQGIKQKKLLKNRGEHAETMINRNTHDNIPLQKHQVKPDCETAVHNNEEVDKESLKKMLPKIPCLSSFKNQDSVCPWSMVEVIEDYECFIKEGLERDVEIIRTYVNPRNQDKHLNSLDLVGMESSSYVGTTTAGTLTGESDNDSSTCSSESSTYSQETQSCIKASSNTQQRDNSILSIDQKHPQQFSAALKQKQFQEAFLVQKKMKENVKQSKQNRHNHYCHTNHPFKTEFTEEASQGKSAPFPHYENLSPEEYWREYYQAWRRHYAEASRLYYQRYHRPLNMLTAYHANATYLEELLKRHK; this is encoded by the exons ATGTTGGACAGCTCACTCTGCAAGATGGAAGCGCCGGACGAGGTTCCTCCGAAGGCGGAGAGCTGGCTGCGTACTCGGGATGTCCTTCTTCAGGAGGGGCCTGAAGATTTTGGGTCTCTGCTGCTCTCGGCCCCAGTTCTGGAAGGGCTGAAAGCGGCGGGGTTCCTAAGGCCTTCTCCGGTGCAGCTCAAAGCTATTCCGCTAGGCCGTTGCGGCCTAg atCTTATTGTGCAAGCAAAATCAGGCACTGGTAAAACCTGTGTTTTTTCTACTATTGCACTTGACTCCCTTATCTTGGAAAGCCCAGTGACTCAG atTCTAGTCTTGGCTCCTACCCGAGAGATTGCTGTGCAGATACATTCAGTAATTACAACTATTGGGATCAAAATGGAAGGTTTGGAATGTCACGTCTTCATTGGAGGAACTCCTTTAAACCAAGATAAAATGAGGCTGAAAAAGTGTCACATAGCAGTAGGCTCTCCTG GTCGCATTAAACAACTGATAGAACTGGACTATTTGAATACATCCAGCATTCGTCTTTTCATTCTTGATGAAGCAGATAagcttctggaagaaggcagcttCCAGGAACAAGTCAA TTGGATTTATTCTTCTCTACCAGCCAACAAGCAGATGTTGGCAGTTTCAGCCACCTATCCTGAATCCTTAGCCAATACTTTGACTAAATACATGAGAGAACCCACCTTTGTGAAACTGAATCCTACTGACCCAAGTCTTATTG GATTGAAGCAGTACTACAAAGTTGTGAATTCTTACCCATTACCTCATAAGACCTTTGAGGAGAAGGCTGAGCATTTACAGGAGCTGTTCAGCAAGATACCATTCAACCAGGCCTTGGTTTTCTCGAATCTACATAGCCG AGCTCAACACTTGGCAGATATATTGGCATCCAAAGGTTTTCCTGCCGAGTATATTTCAG GCAGTATGAATCAGAACCAGCGACTTGATGCCATGGCTAAGCTCAAGCAGTTTCATTGCAGAGTGTTGATTTCAACAGATTTG ACCTCCCGTGGAATTGATGCTGAGAAGGTGAATCTGGTTGTTAACTTAGATGTGCCTTTGGATTGGGAAACATATATGCATCGGATTGGTAGAGCTGGACGCTTTG GAACTTTAGGACTAGCTGTGACATACTGCTGTCgtggagaagaagaaaatatgatGATGAAAATTGCACAAAAATGTAACCTTCGGCTTCTTCCTTTACCAG aACCTTTGCCACCAGGGCTGCTGGAACATTTTGAAGGAGGGGATGTAGAAGTTACTGCTGTCCCATATCCCAATGCATCTCTTCATACATCTCTATTGCCAGCTAAAAGGTTGGAAGGGGCAGTGCAACACCCAACAATTAGTGCTAGTGCACAGATCATTGTTCGTGAAAAGTCTCCAATAGCCAAGTCAAAACAAGGTATCAAACAAAAGAAGCTTCTTAAAAATAGAGGAGAGCATGCTGAAACAATGATAAACAGAAATACACATGATAATATCCCACTGCAGAAACACCAAGTGAAACCTGATTGTGAAACTGCTGTGCACAATAACGAAGAGGTGGACAAAGAAAGTTTAAAGAAGATGCTTCCTAAAATCCCTTGCTTGTCTTCTTTTAAGAACCAAGATTCTGTCTGCCCATGGAGCATGGTTGAAGTTATTGAGGATTATGAATGTTTCATTAAGGAAGGATTGGAGAGAGATGTAGAGATTATAAGAACTTACGTAAATCCCAGAAACCAAGATAAACACTTAAATTCTTTAGATTTAGTAGGAATGGAATCCAGTAGCTATGTTGGAACAACAACAGCTGGGACATTGACTGGGGAATCTGATAATGATAGTAGTACTTGTAGTTCTGAATCATCCACTTATAGCCAAGAGACTCAATCCTGTATCAAGGCCTCTTCAAATACGCAGCAAAGAGATAACAGTATACTGTCAATAGATCAGAAACATCCTCAGCAGTTCAGTGCTGCCCTTAAACAAAAGCAATTTCAAGAGGCCTTTCTGGTCCAAAAGAAGATGAAAGAGAATGTGAAACAGAGTAAACAGAACAGACATAACCACTACTGTCACACCAACCACCCCTTCAAGACTGAATTTACAGAAGAAGCATCCCAAGGCAAAAGTGCTCCTTTTCCTCACTATGAGAATCTAAGTCCTGAGGAATACTGGAGAGAATATTACCAGGCCTGGCGGAGGCATTATGCTGAAGCTTCTCGTTTATACTACCAAAGATACCACAGACCATTAAACATGCTGACTGCTTATCACGCCAATGCAACCTACCTGGAAGAGTTGTTGAAGAGACATAAGTAA
- the DDX20 gene encoding probable ATP-dependent RNA helicase DDX20 isoform X2 has protein sequence MEGLECHVFIGGTPLNQDKMRLKKCHIAVGSPGRIKQLIELDYLNTSSIRLFILDEADKLLEEGSFQEQVNWIYSSLPANKQMLAVSATYPESLANTLTKYMREPTFVKLNPTDPSLIGLKQYYKVVNSYPLPHKTFEEKAEHLQELFSKIPFNQALVFSNLHSRAQHLADILASKGFPAEYISGSMNQNQRLDAMAKLKQFHCRVLISTDLTSRGIDAEKVNLVVNLDVPLDWETYMHRIGRAGRFGTLGLAVTYCCRGEEENMMMKIAQKCNLRLLPLPEPLPPGLLEHFEGGDVEVTAVPYPNASLHTSLLPAKRLEGAVQHPTISASAQIIVREKSPIAKSKQGIKQKKLLKNRGEHAETMINRNTHDNIPLQKHQVKPDCETAVHNNEEVDKESLKKMLPKIPCLSSFKNQDSVCPWSMVEVIEDYECFIKEGLERDVEIIRTYVNPRNQDKHLNSLDLVGMESSSYVGTTTAGTLTGESDNDSSTCSSESSTYSQETQSCIKASSNTQQRDNSILSIDQKHPQQFSAALKQKQFQEAFLVQKKMKENVKQSKQNRHNHYCHTNHPFKTEFTEEASQGKSAPFPHYENLSPEEYWREYYQAWRRHYAEASRLYYQRYHRPLNMLTAYHANATYLEELLKRHK, from the exons ATGGAAGGTTTGGAATGTCACGTCTTCATTGGAGGAACTCCTTTAAACCAAGATAAAATGAGGCTGAAAAAGTGTCACATAGCAGTAGGCTCTCCTG GTCGCATTAAACAACTGATAGAACTGGACTATTTGAATACATCCAGCATTCGTCTTTTCATTCTTGATGAAGCAGATAagcttctggaagaaggcagcttCCAGGAACAAGTCAA TTGGATTTATTCTTCTCTACCAGCCAACAAGCAGATGTTGGCAGTTTCAGCCACCTATCCTGAATCCTTAGCCAATACTTTGACTAAATACATGAGAGAACCCACCTTTGTGAAACTGAATCCTACTGACCCAAGTCTTATTG GATTGAAGCAGTACTACAAAGTTGTGAATTCTTACCCATTACCTCATAAGACCTTTGAGGAGAAGGCTGAGCATTTACAGGAGCTGTTCAGCAAGATACCATTCAACCAGGCCTTGGTTTTCTCGAATCTACATAGCCG AGCTCAACACTTGGCAGATATATTGGCATCCAAAGGTTTTCCTGCCGAGTATATTTCAG GCAGTATGAATCAGAACCAGCGACTTGATGCCATGGCTAAGCTCAAGCAGTTTCATTGCAGAGTGTTGATTTCAACAGATTTG ACCTCCCGTGGAATTGATGCTGAGAAGGTGAATCTGGTTGTTAACTTAGATGTGCCTTTGGATTGGGAAACATATATGCATCGGATTGGTAGAGCTGGACGCTTTG GAACTTTAGGACTAGCTGTGACATACTGCTGTCgtggagaagaagaaaatatgatGATGAAAATTGCACAAAAATGTAACCTTCGGCTTCTTCCTTTACCAG aACCTTTGCCACCAGGGCTGCTGGAACATTTTGAAGGAGGGGATGTAGAAGTTACTGCTGTCCCATATCCCAATGCATCTCTTCATACATCTCTATTGCCAGCTAAAAGGTTGGAAGGGGCAGTGCAACACCCAACAATTAGTGCTAGTGCACAGATCATTGTTCGTGAAAAGTCTCCAATAGCCAAGTCAAAACAAGGTATCAAACAAAAGAAGCTTCTTAAAAATAGAGGAGAGCATGCTGAAACAATGATAAACAGAAATACACATGATAATATCCCACTGCAGAAACACCAAGTGAAACCTGATTGTGAAACTGCTGTGCACAATAACGAAGAGGTGGACAAAGAAAGTTTAAAGAAGATGCTTCCTAAAATCCCTTGCTTGTCTTCTTTTAAGAACCAAGATTCTGTCTGCCCATGGAGCATGGTTGAAGTTATTGAGGATTATGAATGTTTCATTAAGGAAGGATTGGAGAGAGATGTAGAGATTATAAGAACTTACGTAAATCCCAGAAACCAAGATAAACACTTAAATTCTTTAGATTTAGTAGGAATGGAATCCAGTAGCTATGTTGGAACAACAACAGCTGGGACATTGACTGGGGAATCTGATAATGATAGTAGTACTTGTAGTTCTGAATCATCCACTTATAGCCAAGAGACTCAATCCTGTATCAAGGCCTCTTCAAATACGCAGCAAAGAGATAACAGTATACTGTCAATAGATCAGAAACATCCTCAGCAGTTCAGTGCTGCCCTTAAACAAAAGCAATTTCAAGAGGCCTTTCTGGTCCAAAAGAAGATGAAAGAGAATGTGAAACAGAGTAAACAGAACAGACATAACCACTACTGTCACACCAACCACCCCTTCAAGACTGAATTTACAGAAGAAGCATCCCAAGGCAAAAGTGCTCCTTTTCCTCACTATGAGAATCTAAGTCCTGAGGAATACTGGAGAGAATATTACCAGGCCTGGCGGAGGCATTATGCTGAAGCTTCTCGTTTATACTACCAAAGATACCACAGACCATTAAACATGCTGACTGCTTATCACGCCAATGCAACCTACCTGGAAGAGTTGTTGAAGAGACATAAGTAA